In Halalkalicoccus tibetensis, the genomic window CGTGTCTTACATGGCAACAGGGTGACCCCGTAAACTATTAAAACTACCGGCCGATGTACGACGTCACCGGTCGAGGACGTCCGCCGCGGGCGTCCGACGCCCGCAGGACGGACAGAACGCCCAGTCGGTACGCAGCTCGACACCACACTCACAGAGGGCCGGCTCGTCGGCCTTCTCGCCGCAGTTCGGGCAGTAGACGTGATCGTCGTCGAGCGTCTCGCCACACTGGGCGCAGCTGTGCTCTCGGGCGGGGGCGGAAACGGGGGTGTCGTCGGCCGGTGGCCCCGGGTCGGCCGTCCGTATCCGGTCGTCCTCGACCGAGACGGTGATGTTTACGTCCGTTCCGTTCCCGAGCCGTTCGTCGATCCGCTCGTCGATCCGGTCGGTGATGAGCGTGTCCAGCGACCCCGACCCCGTCGGCGCCCCGACGGAGTCGGAGCCGAAGTACGCGCGGAGGGCCTCGCGCATGACCTCGCTCTTCGAGGCGTCCATCGCCTCGATGCGGGCGACGAGGTCGTCGTCCGCGCGGAAGGTGATCTTGCTCATCGACTATAATTCCATAGCGAGCCCGAGTATTTGAACGTTTAGGCTCCGCGTCGGACGGGCGTCGGTCGCGGGTCGAACGCGGCAGTGGCGTCGGGCGAATAACAACCCTTAAGTCCGAAACCGCATGACCAGTAGGTGCTGCCCGCCCTTAGCTCAGACTGGTAGAGCAGCCGACTGTAGATCGGCTTGCCCCCCGTTCAAATCGGGGAGGGCGGACTACCGTTGCGACCTTTTACGGCCGTCGGACCTCCAGCGACCGCCACCCGATAGGCATGATCGTCGGCTCAGTCCCCGAACCGCTGTAGTCTGCTGGCGAGCGAGGAGTCAGCGGGCTTCGATGGCGCCGGTGGGAGGAGCCGCCACGCCGCCTCGTAGACGGCCTCCGAGCGGTTTTCGTCCGTATGACAGAACCGCTCGCGTACCCGCGCCCGTTCGTCGGCGTACGGATCGGCGCCGGCGAGGACCCGCTCGAT contains:
- a CDS encoding double zinc ribbon domain-containing protein produces the protein MSKITFRADDDLVARIEAMDASKSEVMREALRAYFGSDSVGAPTGSGSLDTLITDRIDERIDERLGNGTDVNITVSVEDDRIRTADPGPPADDTPVSAPAREHSCAQCGETLDDDHVYCPNCGEKADEPALCECGVELRTDWAFCPSCGRRTPAADVLDR